Genomic DNA from Cucurbita pepo subsp. pepo cultivar mu-cu-16 chromosome LG13, ASM280686v2, whole genome shotgun sequence:
ataataaaatcaataaaacaaTGTGACAGAATATAAATCaacatgaatttaaaaaaaaaaaaaaaaaaaaaaaatgacatgaATGCAGACCCTAGGTTTGGTCCTATAGTCATCATTGCGATGTCGTCATCCATACATGAGTGTCTTATCTTGACctgaaaaaattaaagtaacacacgactttgagtattttaagaaacacTCCTTAAGTAAACATACTATTGGAAATGTATGCACAAGCAATCATGGAGGGACTCATCCtcttattaaaaacatttcataATCTTGAATTTGTAGTCCATAATAAAATTGGGCatatagtacttctctacataCGACTAACGTACGCGCATATGGACCTACAGGTAGACGTATACGTACTTTCTGGGTCTGCCCTTCAGCTAACACACTCTCACGCAGCCGAATCCTCGAAAGGAAAGAAGTCTgtataatatcataatattgtaatgtacgcgtccgtactcaCCATAACAGAGAAATATCTCAATGTACGTGAGATTTGTAACTCCACCAAATTAGAAAGATTtcttcaactcaacccaatccaaactCCTGCACGTCCCTAattctaaatcttaaaaatctTAACTTTTTTCATACTCgtcaaattttgaaacaaatgaGATGGGTTCAATTATATGCATCGAAATGTTGGTAATAAAGACAAGAATTTAAGTCATATTGGTTGATTACGTAGAAAAGATGTTAAAGTTCCAACGTGACCAAATCATTACCAAAAACGAAATAGTATTCCAAGTCTATTTGCACCAAAAATATAGACATCTCAAAACTAtacatcaatttattttaaaaccaaaattttgttataaaaacaTAGAACCTTAATTGAATTGGAAAGGGACCAAAATGGGGTCTCTAATATTGCCCTCCTTCTATCTCTTCTCCCTTCTCATTGCATTACTCTCTTTAGATCTCCCCTCAAAATTGGCTGCACCTTCCCTTCACCCATCTCCATGCACCAATCCTCATCAATACCagcctccgccgccgcctctGCCGCCGTTTCCGTCTAAAAAACTCCCATATCCTCCTCCTTCAGTCTGCACGCAGCTcgcaccaccaccaccacccaaGAACAGGCACAAATTCAAGCCTTCGCCGCCGCATCCTATGCCATGGCAAAGAAAGTTCACCCATAAATCACCTCCACCTCCTTTCTAACACACCTCGTGTGTTGCATCATATGTTAATTTGCTTACTTCTTATGTCAACCTAATATGAACGACCGAGATATTAATCATGTaagataaatttcaaaaaagatgtgaaaaaaatgttatttaaattatcacgagatatttcattttatgtcacattaaagaacaataaaattttatttatgatagtTTAGAGTTATGATATTTGATTaagacttttatttattttaaattacatttacaTTAGTGGTTAATTATAGAATACATATCCGCTAAACTGTGAAAGTTACAACTCTCGGAATGActcacccttataagggaacgcctctccaactaacgtgagatctcataatccacctcccttgggtgCCTAGTGTCCGCGTTGGTACACTGCttggtgtctgactttgataccatttgtatcactttaagcccatcgctaggagatattgtctgctttgacccattacgtattgccattaggctcatgattttaaaacgtgcctactagggagaggtttccataataattttttgaatgttctttatcatttttatggCTTCGTGtctgagtttttatttaaaatacaaaataagacTTAAAAAAAGCATGAGATAGTAGCATCAAAATGGGGCCGCTCTTTAAAGCTTTTGTTTGAATATGAACCAAGTGGTAACTAAAGAACACAACGACATTGcggataaacaaaaaaaaaaacaagaaaacgcGTGAAAAGCTCAAACTTCCTTTATTGGCTAACCTTCCATGCCGTCTAGTTTGACCATGGATTCGGTTTTGACATATTAGACCTAGTTGACGATATAGATATTATCGGTTCTGgatcgttacgtatcaccgttacgtttattaggaagaggtttccacacctttataacgAATATTTTATTCCCCTCTCAACCCCTTGGGAgtcagcgttcttgctggcacatcatccaacgttgataccatttgtaacagttcaagcccaccgctaacagatattgtctattttgatcCGTTACGTATAGTCATCcacctcatgattttaaaacatgtttgttaggtagagattttcacaccctcatGAGTAATGCTTTGATTCCCTCTCACACCGATACGGAAAGTTGGGGTTGGAAGTGACGAGGAAATTAGGTTAATGTGTGTGAGAGAGTTGGGTTGGTGTGAGGCATTTATAAAGCAAAACCCattgatgaattaaatgcaaacaaacaaacaaacaaaaaaaaaaagggaaagaatggAGTGTCGAATAGCCTTTGTTTTAGTTGCATTAATcctcttcttcaacttctcaATCCCCGCCGCATCCGCCGCCCTGCCTCACCCACCACCTTCTCTCTATCACACAAGAATTGTTCCTCttccgccaccgccaccgccaccgccaccgccacttCTACCGTATCAATATGAGGTGGTAGCAAGGAGAAGGCGCTTAAGTTCGCCGCCACCGCCCCGGTTCCAATGGCCAGGAAGGCCCACCCGTAAATCGCCCCCACCACCTTTCTAACACACTGCTACCCTTTGCAAGCATCACCAATTGGGAACTGAAAAACCACCTCCCatggttctttctttttatctttctatttcttaatctcattttctaatttttgttgtgtttacaaaagaaatgatccaataaattgaaattaaaaaaaaaaaatagttataataGGAATTCACAGTTCTATAGATTCCATGATCGTATAGATATTATTGCAGACCCCTCTAATCAGAGTAGGTTAACTATTCGTCAATAGTCGAGTCAATCATACCCAGcaactaaaaatgatataCATGTCCTCGATAGTCAAGTCGAgttcataattaaaagttaGGTTGCAAACCTGTAAATTCTTTCAATAAGAGCATAGAtaaaagcaaacaaaacaTACATAATATTGACGTTCTTTTCATCAATCAAGCTAACACAATTCGTAACAAATCTTTCacattaaactttttaaaacatgcTCCAATATAACCCACAACCATTtcttaatctaaaattttgaaatactaCTCAGTGATGGTCGGTTGGGGTCCATATATTATGAACTCTAAATTTCTCCAAACTcgtcaaaaataaaagaaaagaattccataaaaatcaaaattaaatagacCAAACCATGATTAGTTCGATTGGACCGGACTGATAGGTCCAACTAAATTGGGTTGGATCGGTCCAACTTACCCGATCATCCATAACCTTGGGAATAACATCCACGCGTGATCGTTGTTTCTTCCCGTTTCTTCCAACCTCAATAACTCATACTCCCTTTAGTCCAAACACGTCACCTTCAAACTCAAACTCATACTCCTTAGATCAGCCAAAATAGTTCGGAGAATCTTCAAACAAAACGCAACCAACCTTAGAAAAGCTCGAATCGTAAATTTTTAGCgattaaacttataatttaacgtTAATTTTCTTTAGATTAAGAATGCAAATGggattaattttatttttgtttcttttattctatTGAGAGGGTGATATGTTTGACAAGTGGATGTTTTTTAGTGGAAGAAGACAAGTGGGTTCTGAAAACAGCAAGGAAGCATCATATTATGGCCACCCGTGACTATTACACCAAGTGgacaatataattaaattataaaaaaaaaaccaacaaaattttgaatgccATTATAAACCAAAACccattaatgaattaaatccaaacaaacaaaaaaaagggaaacaaTGGAGCGTCCAATGGCCTTTGTTTTACTTGCATTACTCCTCTTTTTCAGCTTCCCAATCCCCTCCACATCCGCCGCCCGCCCTCACCCACTTCCGCCACCGCCACCTCCACCGCCACTTCTGCCGCATCAATATGAGCTGCTAGCAAGGAGAAGACGCTTCCGTtcgccgccaccgccgccgccccCCAGGTTCCAATGGCCAAAAAGACACACCCGTAAATCGCCGCCACCTCCTTTCTAACAAACCGCTGTCCTAAAACCACCTCTTATGGGTGTCAGAGGGGAGGGctttttagggtttctttccttttatttttctattttttaatcacattttccaatttttgttgtgtgtttactgaagaagatgatataaataataaatatttttgttcattgcTGTTAAATTTTATGCTGTTTTTCACCCTCTCATTTTCACCGTGCTTTTTTACTTCCCTTCAACGTATTAAAACGCTTCTACTAGGGAAGAGGTTTTGAGGGTAATGAATGTTTTCTCggtaaattgtcataagttttttttttatttaatttagttattaacctttatgatttattaattttgtaaccaTTCTAAtattaatcttatttaattCCATAACGTTTCATTCAAACAATTGTCCCTATACAATGAACTTGTTCAGGAGGTTGTTTGATATCGAAATTTGATTGAGTTTTGTGTGTCACATTGTATTCTTGAGTGACATTTTACTGAGAGACTTTGCAGTGTGAGAGTGAGGTATTCACTTGTAATACTTTGattattagtgattggttgctacccGTGAATGTAAGGAAActttgatatgaaccacgaccaaggaatttccatacctcaaggtccaattacaaggataagagccaagaagctacaacaaaccttatacagttatattcaagctatggtgagctcatcaaaggaaattctagaagacattggagacctcccttatatgttatgcaaagttgagcttcaagacagagatgaattaaatgcactttaagttgcatttaatgaactccgctgaatttatcaaatagttcgaggatgactaataagcacattttattatttgcattatttaattatagtttaactatttgttgccatatttaagctagttttaaatacaggagttaaggttatattgtaacccacctGGGTTACTGtattccaccattaactagccattttaatacCGATG
This window encodes:
- the LOC111809296 gene encoding extensin-3-like, producing MGSLILPSFYLFSLLIALLSLDLPSKLAAPSLHPSPCTNPHQYQPPPPPLPPFPSKKLPYPPPSVCTQLAPPPPPKNRHKFKPSPPHPMPWQRKFTHKSPPPPF